From the genome of Triticum aestivum cultivar Chinese Spring chromosome 3B, IWGSC CS RefSeq v2.1, whole genome shotgun sequence, one region includes:
- the LOC123069224 gene encoding transcription factor PCF5, with product MGDAGQSHHHHGLQTQLLSFGGAGSHHHHMHQFTAQAQPPAASQTRARGGRGGEMVPATPARVRGGGGGEIVAVQGGHIVRSTGRKDRHSKVCTARGPRDRRVRLSAHTAIQFYDVQDRLGYDRPSKAVDWLIKNAKDAIDNLDTLPAWQPTAVAPAASNAAAPPSSSTQPDSADNSDDQAQAITIAHSSFDFAGSGGAGGATGGISFLPPSLDSDSIADTIKSFFPMGGTTGGEPSSSTVAAHSSAMGFQGYTPDLLSRTGSQSQELRLSLQPLPDPMFHHHQQQEQHRSDGHDGNGTAQQTLFPGAASYSFGGGGAMWGEQAASQRMMPWNVPDPGGGSTGGYLFNVSQQAAHMQAALSGQSQFFFQRGPLQSSNQPSDRGWPETVEADDNNPMQQHQGGLNPSVSAIGFGPGVSFSGFRVPARMQGNEEHNGGNGDKPPSVSSASHH from the coding sequence ATGGGCGACGCCGGCCAGTCCCATCATCACCACGGGCTCCAGACGCAGCTCCTGTCTTTCGGAGGCGCCGGGAGCCACCACCATCACATGCATCAGTTCACGGCGCAGGCGCAGCCGCCCGCGGCATCCCAGACGCGGGcgcgaggaggacgaggcggcgagATGGTGCCGGCTACGCCTGCGCGGGTgaggggcggcggaggcggggaGATCGTGGCAGTGCAGGGAGGGCACATTGTGCGCTCCACGGGGCGGAAAGACCGGCACAGCAAGGTCTGCACGGCGCGCGGGCCTCGCGACCGGCGTGTTCGGCTGTCGGCACACACGGCCATCCAGTTCTACGACGTGCAAGACCGGCTAGGCTACGACCGCCCCAGCAAGGCCGTCGATTGGCTCATCAAGAACGCCAAGGACGCCATCGACAACCTCGACACCCTTCCCGCTTGGCAGCCCACGGCCGTCGCCCCTGCCGCCAGcaatgccgccgcgccgccgtcctcctcgACCCAGCCTGACTCCGCCGACAACTCGGACGACCAGGCGCAGGCCATCACCATCGCGCACTCGTCGTTCGACTTCGCCGGCTCTGGTGGCGCTGGAGGAGCCACGGGCGGCATCAGCTTCCTCCCGCCGTCGCTCGACTCGGACTCCATCGCGGACACGATCAAGTCGTTCTTCCCCATGGGCGGGACCACAGGTGGGGAGCCGTCGTCGTCCACTGTGGCTGCGCACTCGTCGGCCATGGGTTTTCAAGGCTACACGCCGGACCTCCTGTCCCGAACCGGAAGCCAGAGCCAAGAACTCCGACTGTCGCTGCAGCCGTTACCAGACCCTATGTttcaccaccaccagcagcaggaGCAGCACCGGTCGGATGGCCACGACGGCAACGGCACCGCCCAGCAGACACTATTCCCCGGCGCGGCCAGTTACTCATTTGGCGGTGGCGGCGCCATGTGGGGCGAGCAGGCGGCGAGCCAGCGCATGATGCCGTGGAACGTGCCCGACCCAGGCGGCGGGAGCACTGGCGGCTACCTGTTCAACGTGTCGCAGCAGGCGGCGCATATGCAGGCGGCGCTGAGCGGCCAGAGCCAGTTCTTCTTCCAGAGGGGACCCCTTCAGTCCAGTAACCAGCCCTCCGACCGAGGATGGCCGGAGACCGTCGAAGCTGACGACAACAACCCGATGCAGCAGCACCAAGGGGGCCTCAACCCTTCCGTGTCGGCAATCGGGTTCGGTCCCGGCGTCAGCTTCTCCGGATTCCGCGTCCCCGCGAGGATGCAGGGCAACGAGGAGCACAACGGCGGCAATGGCGACAAGCCGCCGTCCGTCTCCTCGGCTTCCCACCACTGA